The genomic segment GCTCACTGAAAAGTTCTGGTCTTTCTAGAGAGGTCCAGTAAAACCTGGTATCAATTTAAAGAAGGTAAAACCCACCAGTGAGCAGCACATAGCAGCAGGGCCAACACACCTCAAGAGAGATGAAGGATCCAAGCCTtggcaagcagcagcagctagcACTCCTGGGCCACGAACCCTAACCCTGCAAGAGCACATCTGTTTCTGCATCAAACCGCCCGCCCTCACCCAGGGCAAAGAGAACACTAGTCCTCCAGGAAGGTGTTTGCTGTATTTAAAACTAAGCGATAAGGAGCATCAGAGAAACCCATCTTCCCAgcctccccacctcctccagtGCTCAGCTGAGACCTGATCACATTCCAGTTTGGGCCGCACTTCTGCCTGTGGGGACACAGTGCTTTACTTCATCTGCTGACACAGTTTTGGGCAGTAAAATGCCCAAAGGCCCCATAGCAGCCCTGCTGGTATGCAGTATCTCCTCTTTCTCCTACATAGCTCACTTCGACCACTGCAAGAAGGGAGGGCTCGCAGTTATGATACCTAGGACCCAAGCTCAACGGGATACAAGACTCTAGCACAGCCCCACTGAAACCTTCCCCCACGGGCAACGTTAACCGTGGCAGGAGCAACCCAACGGCGAAGGCATCCCAGACGATCCGGCCTAAAGGGGAGAGGAAGCTTGCGTCCCcccagcagggaaggggagaaataCCAACCTTGGCTTACCGAGGGCTCTGCGCGGGTACCCGCGTCGGCGCCGGCTCCGAGCCTAACTCATCCCTACGTGGGAGGTGGGAAGCGACAACCATTTAAGGAGAGAAGACGGGAAAGCAGAGGTACTTTCAAACTGGAGAAGCGGCCCCCGGCACGGCCCGCTCCGGCATGGTCCGCCGCGGCTGCTGCCCGCCCCTGGCTCCCCGCCGTCCGGGCCTCCCACAGCCGAGCCACGGCCGCCTCAGgcagcggcgcggcggggccgcggggcgcgggggcggccggggagcTCGGAGGCCAGCCACCGCCGCCCTAGCCCGCGGCGAGACCCGTCCCGCCGCCCGCCTCTCCCCATGGAACGGCTCCTCCGGCCCCGCCGGCCTGCGGACAaacgcggcggcggcgccccgaGGCCttcgccgccgccgcgccgggagGCCCCGAGGTGGGATGCGGTGGGGTCCGGGGCGGGGGTGAAGTCCCTGCCCGGCCGGGGCCGCTCCCGCCCCGGCGAGGTCCACACaaagggcggcggcggcggccgggccccTCACCTGCGGCGGGAGGCCCCTGTCAGCCCGCCCACCCGCCGCCAGCGGGACCGCGGCCTGCGCGCTCCCCCCGAGCCCCGCGCTGGCGTGGCGGCGGGAGCCGGcgggaaaggaaggaaagagagatggGGAGGGGGCGCCGGTGCCGGAGGCGGGCGAGCGACGGCGAGGTGCGGGAGGGAGTGGAGCGGGCCGGGTCGGGCCGGCCGcgaaggaggaggaggagggggcggggcggggcgcagTGGCTGCCCCCTGCCGGGCCGCGCCGGCACAGCGCCCCCGCCGGCACCGGCAGCACCAGCGCCGTCCCGGAAGGGCCCGGCGGACGTAGCGGGGCCGGGTCGGCCATGAGGGCCGCGCTGGTAGGGTACAGCAGCTcggagggggaggaagaggaggaagggggacgGCGGGGTGGCGGCGCGCAAGTCCCCCCCCCGGCCAGGTGAGTGCGGCGGGACGGGCCCTTCCCGCATGAAGGGGGGGGACGAGCGGTCCTCCTCATTCTCGTCATCCTCCTCCCCGGTCCACGCAgcgccggccgcccccgcctgcccgcccccgccggcctGCCGGGCGATCCGGAGCCGGAGGAGGCCCTTAGCGACGACAGCTCCCGGCACGGCGGCCGCGTCCGCGGCTTCCCCCACGAGCGGGGCAACTGGGCCACCCACGTCTACCTGCCCTGTAGGTAACGGGGCGGgaccgggaggggagggggtctGGGCCGGAGCCCCGTCGGGTGAGGCCCGGAGGGTCGGGCGgtgcgcggcggggccgggagcccTGGGGGACCCGCTCCGGCGATCCGGTGCGGATCCGCGGCCGGTGACCGGGGGGGTACCCGGCTCTGACCGCACTGCCCCACAGACAGAGTCCAGGAGGAATTCTTGGAACTGCTGGAGCTCCTGGTCTCCCGTGCTCGCACCTATGTCTCCTCACTGGCTGCCATGGAGGAGTTCCACCTCAGCCTCTCGCAGTGTGTGGTGCTGCGCTACCACTGGATAGAGCCCTTCATCCGCTCCCTCAGGGAGCACCTGGCCTCCTTCCACAGGTAGGGCCAGATGCGGCCCAGGCGGGTGTTCCTCAcgcccttccctctccctcgGGGTCTGCGTTTCACCAGCACCTGCACCCTAAGTCAtttctgggagctgctgctgcgcCAGTAAAGCCCTGGAGAGTTTTTGCTCTCTGCCTTGGGATCCGGCATCAGAAAAGTCAGGTCTCAGCTTTCAAGGATGAGGCGGGAGCTGTGCCGTCCTGTAAACCACAGATGGTTTCACTGGTTACATCCGGCTCAGGCGCCTGCTGCATCAGCTGCTTCAGGGCTTCTGTCACTGTCCAGGCTACAGAGGGTTGGAAGCAGGCAGGGAATGGATGAATTTGAGCCCAGAAAGGTCTGGTTGCATCGATTTGGTCCATTTGTGGCATGCATTTGCCTTTATCTTTCCATAGCTCAGTAGAAGTCCCATCCCCTCTAcgtcttctggtttttttctttttttttttccctactagCTGAAATAGGATCTTTCTTATTGCAGTTTCTTCTGTGTGGCGGATCAAGTGAAGGTTTACACcaaccagaacaaaaccaggtgagcaagcagcacagcagcctgcctgcctggggacaAGGCTGGGCGAGGTGCTGGGTTGATGCGAAACGTCATCCTGCATGTCCCACAGTGACT from the Phalacrocorax aristotelis chromosome 8, bGulAri2.1, whole genome shotgun sequence genome contains:
- the USB1 gene encoding U6 snRNA phosphodiesterase 1, with the translated sequence MRAALVGYSSSEGEEEEEGGRRGGGAQVPPPASAGRPRLPAPAGLPGDPEPEEALSDDSSRHGGRVRGFPHERGNWATHVYLPYRVQEEFLELLELLVSRARTYVSSLAAMEEFHLSLSQCVVLRYHWIEPFIRSLREHLASFHSFFCVADQVKVYTNQNKTRTFIGLEVSAGHFQLLELVSEVDRVLEEFDLPTFYKDPSFHISLAWCVGDLSGRLEGQCLRELQDIVDGFEDSALLLRVQWEQIRCKSGNKYFSFPLR